The DNA region TGACGAAGGCcctgctggaaaaaagtTTCAAACTCGACGCTCGCGGCAAGCACAGATTCCCTGTGGGTAAGATCAATTCTATTATGGGAACAGATCTCGCAAGAGTTGATCTTGCTATCGGGTTTTTCCCCTTCCTGTTCATTTTCCCTATTCCTGTTATCATTGTCGTCGTGATGCTGATTGTTAATATCGGGGTTTCTGCTCTTGCAGGTATTGCTGTGTTTGTCTTTTTCACGCTATTCACAGGATTTCTCATTAGATACCTTTTCAAGTTGAGAGTGAGCGCAAATGTGTTCACAGACCAAAGGGTTAACTTAATCAAGGAGCTcctgaaaaatttcaaaaTGATCAAGCTGTACGGCTGGGAAAACTCGTATCTTCgctctttccagaaaatccGTTCCCAGGAGATGTCGACGCTGTTCAAGATGCAGGGCGGCAAGAACGTTCTGATCGGAATTTCGCTCTGGATGCCTTTGGCTGCCTCTATGGTGGCATTTTTGGTTCTTCACAGCCTGAAGAGCAGTCGTTCTGTTGGAGACATTTTCTCATCTCTGACTCTTTTCCAGGTTCTCACACAGCAGTTCCTGTTGGTCCCTGCCAGTCTTGCCATGTCCAGTGATATGGTCATTGGACTCAAACGTGTCTGTCAATTACTTTCCTGTCCGGAGGAtaaggagctggacaagtTTTTTGATGACCTCGATGACGAGAAACTAGCAATGAAGATTGAGAATGCGAGCTTCCAATGGCACACTTTTGAGGACGATGAAACGGAGGACAAGAACGAGAGTGTCAAGAGCACCAAAAGCACCAAGAGCTCGACAATGTccgaggagcaggaggttGTGGAAAAGGAGTCTCACGAGCGCGAGGAGCTATCAAAGACGGATTTCCCAGGGCTGCTCAATTTGAACCTGTCCATCAAAAAAGGTGATTTCGTGGTTGTTACAGGCTCTGTTGGGTCTGGAAAGTCGTCATTATTGAACGCATTGTGCGGTTTCATGCCCAAGACCGAGGGAAGAGTTTGCAAAAATGGTAGTGTCATGCTTTGTGGTGCCCCGTGGGTGCAAAATGCCACTGTGAAGGACAATATCACGTTTGGCCGGCCTTTCGATCAGGAAAAGTATGACAGCGTTGTGAAAGTGTGCTCCTTGAAGGGAGACTTTGATCAGCTGCCAGGAGGAGAGCTCACAGAGGTGGGTGAGCGTGGTATTACTCTCTCTGGTGGCCAGAAGGCGCGGATCAACCTTGCCAGAGCCGTCTATGCTGACAGAGACATTATCATGTTGGACGATGTTCTGAGTGCTGTGGACGCCAAGGTTGGCAAGTTCATAATGGACGAGTGCATTCTTGGATACCTCAGGGATAAGACGCGTATTCTTGCTACGCATCAGCTTTCGCTGATTGGCTCTGCCGACAAAAtcatgtttttgaacgGTGACGGATCCGTTGACTGCGGAACGTTTGCCGAGCTCAGGAGCAGAAACACCGAGTTTGTGAGACTTATGGAGTTCAGTCATGACGTTGAGAaggatgacgacgaggagacATTAGAAAACGAGAAGAAGGGCTtttttgacgacgaagacaAGGGTAAGCTTGTTCAGGCGGAAGAAAAGGCTGTCAACGCAATCTCCTGGCAGGTGTACAAGTCGTACATCAACACAGGATCTGGCAAACTCAGGGCCTTGCTCCCCATGCTATTTTTCCTCGTGATTGCTCTCACCACCTTCCTCACTCTATTCACCAACAACTGGCTGTCTTTCTGGATTGTCGACAGATTCCACCGCCCAAAGAAGTTCTATGAGGGCATCTATATTATGTTTACTATGCTGGTTATGGTTTTCAACGTTCTGCAGTTTATGATCCTCGTCTATTTCTGCAACAGAGCAGCGCTGCGATTGAACATCATGGCCTTCAAGAGAGTGTTGCATGCCCCAATGTCGTTCATGGACACGTCTCCTATGGGACGTGTTCTCAATAGATTCACTAAGGACACCGACGCCCTGGACAACGAGATTCAGGATCAACTCAGAATGTTCCTTAATCCAGCAGCCACCATCATCGGCACCCTCGTTCTGTGCATTATCTACCTTCCGTGGTTCGCCATAGCTATTCCGTTCCTGGCaatgctgtttttcctgGTGTCCTCGTTTTACctgtcgagctcgagagAGGTCAAGCGGCTCGAGGCCGTGAAGAGATCGGTGGTGTACTCGCACTTTAACGAGGCACTGTCTGGAATGGACACGATCAAGGCCCACGGCTCCACGGAGCGGTTCCTGAAGGTAAACGAAAAACTCATAGATGACATGAACGAGAGCTACTACGTTGTTGTCGCCATCCAGGGATGGCTTGCCATTAGTTTGGACTCGGTTGCGACGCTGCTGTGTCTGATCGTTGCACTGCTCTGCTGTTTCCGTGTGTTCAACATCAGCGGAGCTTACACTGGTCTGCTGCTTACCTATGTCTTGACCATTGCAGGTCTGTTGAGTTTCATGCTGAGATCGCTGACCGAAGTCGAAAACCAGATGAACTCCGTCGAAAGAGTCAATTATTATGCCACCAGTATCAAACAGGAGGCGCCTTTCGAGATACCAGAGAACGACCCAGAGCCAAGCTGGCCTGCTGTAGGAGCCGTGAAATTTATCGATGTCAGCATGAGATACAGGGAGGAGCTTCCGCTGGCCGTCAAGCACCTCGACATCAACGTTCGTGGGGGCGAGAAAATTGGTATATGTGGCCGCACGGGAGCCGGAAAGTCGAGCATCATGTACTGTTTGTTCCGGCTGGCGGAATTCGAGGGCCAAATACTGATTGACGGAGTCGACATATCGAGAATCGGACTGCACAAGCTGAGATCGCGGCTGTCTATAATTCCGCAAGATCCTGTTTTGTTTAGCGGTACTGTGCGCTCGAACCTGGATCCTTTCGGCGAgcacgacgacgagaccCTTTGGACTTCGCTAGGCAAGGCAGGTCTTATCGACAGAGATCTTTTGCCTCAAGTCAAGGAGCAGAGCAAGGGGGACCCCAATCTGCACAAATTCCATCTGAGTCGGACTGTTGAGGATGACGGTTCGAACTTCTCTCTTGGTGAGAAGCAGCTGATTGCTTTGGCCAGAGCCCTTGTTAGGGGCACGAAAattctggttctggatgaGGCTACTTCGAGCGTTGACTACGAAACCGACGCCAAAGTTCAGACGACCATCACCAAGGAGTTTAGTGATTGCACTGTGCTCTGCATTGCACACAGATTAAAGACTATTGTGAAATATGACCGGATCTTGGTCATGGACAAGGGACAGATCGCCGAGTTCGACACCCCACGGAAATTGTACGACCAAAAAGGCATTTTCAGGTCGATGTGCAACAAGAGTGGAGTTTCTGAGGCCGATCTAAAATAAAATAGACGGAATTTTCCCGGTTTGGAAATTCTGATAAGGATTTTGCACAAGAAATCGATAGCGACGTTAATATTGTATAAAATTCATCTGGGTCCTCGTGACTAATAAAATATTATGATTCGCGGAATTAGAAGCGTCGGGTTCTTTGGAGCAGCAAGCGTGTTCTGGTCCTGGAAGCTGCGCCAGACGCTCAGTAGTGACCAGAAACGGGTCGTCAGCTTTGAAGAACTGCAGACACATAACAAGCCCGACGACTGTTGGATTGCCATAAACCAGAAAGTTTACGACGTGACGGAGTTCATTAAGACGCATCCCGGCGGCGTTGCACGGATCCTGAGATACGCCGGAAATGATGCCACCAAAGGGTTCCATTCCATGCACCATCCACAGTACTTggagacgtttttggacggCTCGTTGGTTGGAGAAATAAATGACCTGCctacaaagaaaaaaaagacaagCACCCGAAGAAAGCAAAAATTGATTGAGATCgaagagcaggaggagcaaGTGGTGAAACTGGTTCCGCCAACGCTGTCCCAAATCTTTTCGCTTTCTGACTTTGAGGTTGTTGCGAAAAATGTTCTTCCTCCGGCTACCCTGGCATACATCTCTTCCGGAGCAGATGATGAGTTCACTTTGCGCGAGAACAGATATGCCCTTGGCCGCATTTTCTTCCGTCCTCGCTGCCTCACTGACATCAGCAACACCTCCATCGAAACAGACATTCTCGGTGTCCGCACCGCTGCTCCGTTTTTTATTAGTTCCTTTACGGGATCGAATTTAATCCAGCCCGAAGGAGAAAAGATTCTGGCTCGTGCTGCTGCCGAAGAGAAAATTGCATATATGGTGCCAAAGCGCGGCTCAGTTTCCTTGGAGCAGCTACATGCGGAAACGGCTCATAGTCAGACACTTTTCTACCAGCATGAGTTTGAATCTGCAGAAGAGCTCAGGGAAGCTCCTAAACTTTTCAAGCATATAGAAACTACGATGCCGCAAGTGAAAGCTATCTTTGTGAATGTGGACATCGCTGCACATGGACACAGAGAGAAGGAGTACAAGGTTAGAGAAATGGAAGCAGGAAAGGCCGACGTCAACCTTGGTGGGCTTTTAGGCTCGGAACCAGAGTACGTCGCCACATGGAACGACTTTGAGACTGTCAGGAAAAGCACCAACTTGCCAATCATTCTCAAGGGACTGCAAAGAAAGGAGGACATTCTGAAAGCTGCCGAGCT from Ogataea parapolymorpha DL-1 chromosome V, whole genome shotgun sequence includes:
- a CDS encoding ABC-type multidrug transport system, translating into MNTEQAFEKHLALQRRPLTFLLSKNVPPLPLQEERKTFPHYKTNPLYRCFFWYLTPLLRVGYKRTLQPEDLFVLDEQQTIDYMYTKFKSTFEPEVEKLLAQHIARKCQERGETPETSSVSPEEDADDFEIKVSVLGKHLFYTFGWQYSRAAFVKVLADIAGTLMPLLQKKLVDFVETRGYGASTNTGKGVGYAIGACAMILFSGICINHYFYNSITTGAKVKAVLTKALLEKSFKLDARGKHRFPVGKINSIMGTDLARVDLAIGFFPFLFIFPIPVIIVVVMLIVNIGVSALAGIAVFVFFTLFTGFLIRYLFKLRVSANVFTDQRVNLIKELLKNFKMIKLYGWENSYLRSFQKIRSQEMSTLFKMQGGKNVLIGISLWMPLAASMVAFLVLHSLKSSRSVGDIFSSLTLFQVLTQQFLLVPASLAMSSDMVIGLKRVCQLLSCPEDKELDKFFDDLDDEKLAMKIENASFQWHTFEDDETEDKNESVKSTKSTKSSTMSEEQEVVEKESHEREELSKTDFPGLLNLNLSIKKGDFVVVTGSVGSGKSSLLNALCGFMPKTEGRVCKNGSVMLCGAPWVQNATVKDNITFGRPFDQEKYDSVVKVCSLKGDFDQLPGGELTEVGERGITLSGGQKARINLARAVYADRDIIMLDDVLSAVDAKVGKFIMDECILGYLRDKTRILATHQLSLIGSADKIMFLNGDGSVDCGTFAELRSRNTEFVRLMEFSHDVEKDDDEETLENEKKGFFDDEDKGKLVQAEEKAVNAISWQVYKSYINTGSGKLRALLPMLFFLVIALTTFLTLFTNNWLSFWIVDRFHRPKKFYEGIYIMFTMLVMVFNVLQFMILVYFCNRAALRLNIMAFKRVLHAPMSFMDTSPMGRVLNRFTKDTDALDNEIQDQLRMFLNPAATIIGTLVLCIIYLPWFAIAIPFLAMLFFLVSSFYLSSSREVKRLEAVKRSVVYSHFNEALSGMDTIKAHGSTERFLKVNEKLIDDMNESYYVVVAIQGWLAISLDSVATLLCLIVALLCCFRVFNISGAYTGLLLTYVLTIAGLLSFMLRSLTEVENQMNSVERVNYYATSIKQEAPFEIPENDPEPSWPAVGAVKFIDVSMRYREELPLAVKHLDINVRGGEKIGICGRTGAGKSSIMYCLFRLAEFEGQILIDGVDISRIGLHKLRSRLSIIPQDPVLFSGTVRSNLDPFGEHDDETLWTSLGKAGLIDRDLLPQVKEQSKGDPNLHKFHLSRTVEDDGSNFSLGEKQLIALARALVRGTKILVLDEATSSVDYETDAKVQTTITKEFSDCTVLCIAHRLKTIVKYDRILVMDKGQIAEFDTPRKLYDQKGIFRSMCNKSGVSEADLK
- a CDS encoding L-lactate dehydrogenase (cytochrome), whose product is MIRGIRSVGFFGAASVFWSWKLRQTLSSDQKRVVSFEELQTHNKPDDCWIAINQKVYDVTEFIKTHPGGVARILRYAGNDATKGFHSMHHPQYLETFLDGSLVGEINDLPTKKKKTSTRRKQKLIEIEEQEEQVVKLVPPTLSQIFSLSDFEVVAKNVLPPATLAYISSGADDEFTLRENRYALGRIFFRPRCLTDISNTSIETDILGVRTAAPFFISSFTGSNLIQPEGEKILARAAAEEKIAYMVPKRGSVSLEQLHAETAHSQTLFYQHEFESAEELREAPKLFKHIETTMPQVKAIFVNVDIAAHGHREKEYKVREMEAGKADVNLGGLLGSEPEYVATWNDFETVRKSTNLPIILKGLQRKEDILKAAELGFRGALISNTGGRQLDFSKPAIETLAEVHEALKEKNIDRNQFQLFVEGGFSRGSDVIKALCLGAIPGIGRPMLYSEVYGQKGVEKASQLLKEEILRDIKLLGASNVSCLDDSYLDLSSLTVKLWVPDFQYERNYTPMVNVALKVQY